Proteins encoded within one genomic window of Streptomyces sp. NBC_01314:
- a CDS encoding ABC transporter ATP-binding protein, with the protein METTAWTQLQGMMTAQQQSRPFARATLRRIGAFARPHRRRIAWFVALSVVTALLAVATPVLAGNVVDVIVSGGEETRVVRLAVLIAVIALAEAALGLLGRRLSATLGEGLILDLRTAVFDHVQRMPVAFFTRTRTGALVSRLNNDVIGAQRAFSNTLSGVVSNLVTLLLTLAVMLTLSWQITLLSLVMLPVFVIPARRMGSRMARLQREAADLNAAMGTRMTERFSAPGATLVKLFGRPGDESAEFAERAARVRDIGIRTAMAQSAFITALTLVSALALALVYGLGGWFALRGTLEAGAIVSLALLLTRLYAPLTALAGARVEIMSALVSFERVFEVLDLKPLIEEKPDAREVPEGPVAVEFDDVRFGYPSADKVSLASLEEVASLDTRGGTEVLHGVSFRAEPGQTVALVGSSGAGKSTVAQLLPRLYDTDAGTVRIGGVDVRDLSAASLRATLGMVTQDGHLFHETVRANLLLARPDATDDDLWDVLRRARLDDLVRALPDALDTVVGERGYRLSGGERQRMTIARLLLARQRVVILDEATAHLDNTSEAAVQEALAEALEGRTAVVIAHRLSTVRTADQILVVEAGRIVERGRHEELLAAGGRYAELYRTQFEKTESESARPAKPEAETDGPPAEAPAEAPVAAA; encoded by the coding sequence ATGGAGACCACCGCCTGGACCCAGCTGCAGGGCATGATGACCGCCCAGCAGCAGAGCCGTCCCTTCGCCCGCGCGACGCTACGGCGTATCGGCGCCTTCGCCCGTCCACATCGTCGCCGTATCGCATGGTTCGTCGCCCTCAGTGTCGTGACCGCGCTGCTCGCCGTGGCGACGCCGGTGCTCGCGGGGAACGTCGTGGACGTGATCGTGTCGGGCGGGGAGGAGACACGCGTCGTCCGCCTTGCCGTGCTCATCGCCGTCATCGCCCTCGCCGAAGCGGCGCTCGGTCTGCTGGGCCGACGCCTGTCTGCGACGCTCGGCGAGGGACTCATCCTCGATCTGCGAACCGCCGTCTTCGATCATGTGCAGCGCATGCCGGTCGCGTTCTTCACACGTACTCGTACGGGAGCGCTCGTCAGTCGTCTCAACAACGACGTCATCGGCGCCCAACGGGCGTTCAGCAACACCCTGTCCGGAGTGGTGAGCAACCTGGTCACCCTGCTGCTCACCCTCGCCGTCATGCTCACCCTCTCCTGGCAGATCACCCTCCTCTCGCTCGTCATGCTGCCCGTCTTCGTGATCCCCGCCCGACGCATGGGCAGCCGGATGGCCCGGCTCCAGCGGGAGGCCGCCGACCTCAACGCGGCCATGGGCACCCGGATGACCGAGCGCTTCTCGGCGCCCGGCGCCACCCTGGTCAAACTCTTCGGACGGCCCGGCGACGAGTCCGCCGAGTTCGCCGAACGAGCCGCCCGGGTACGGGACATCGGCATCCGTACGGCGATGGCGCAGTCGGCGTTCATCACCGCCCTCACCCTCGTCTCGGCCCTCGCGCTCGCCCTGGTGTACGGCCTCGGCGGCTGGTTCGCGCTGCGCGGCACCCTGGAGGCGGGCGCGATCGTGTCCCTGGCGCTGCTGCTCACCCGGCTGTACGCGCCGCTGACCGCGCTGGCCGGGGCGCGCGTGGAGATCATGAGCGCCCTGGTGAGCTTCGAGCGCGTCTTCGAGGTGCTGGACCTCAAGCCGCTCATCGAGGAGAAGCCGGACGCCCGCGAGGTGCCCGAGGGACCCGTGGCCGTGGAGTTCGACGACGTCCGCTTCGGCTACCCGTCCGCCGACAAGGTCTCCCTCGCCTCCCTGGAGGAAGTGGCCTCCCTCGACACCCGAGGCGGCACCGAGGTCCTCCACGGCGTCTCCTTCCGCGCCGAGCCCGGCCAGACCGTCGCCCTCGTCGGCTCCTCCGGCGCCGGCAAGTCGACCGTCGCCCAACTGCTGCCCCGGCTGTACGACACCGACGCGGGCACCGTCCGCATCGGCGGCGTCGACGTGCGCGACCTCAGCGCCGCGTCGCTGCGCGCCACCCTCGGCATGGTCACCCAGGACGGCCACCTCTTCCACGAGACGGTTCGCGCGAACCTGCTCCTCGCCCGCCCCGACGCCACGGACGACGACCTGTGGGACGTCCTGCGCCGGGCCCGCCTCGACGACCTCGTACGGGCGCTGCCCGACGCCCTCGACACCGTCGTCGGCGAACGCGGCTACCGGCTCTCCGGCGGCGAACGCCAGCGCATGACCATCGCCCGGCTGCTCCTGGCCCGCCAGCGCGTCGTCATCCTCGACGAGGCCACCGCCCACCTCGACAACACCTCGGAGGCCGCCGTCCAGGAGGCCCTCGCGGAGGCGCTGGAGGGCAGGACCGCCGTGGTCATCGCCCACCGCCTGTCGACCGTACGCACCGCCGACCAGATCCTCGTCGTCGAGGCCGGCCGGATCGTGGAACGCGGCCGGCACGAGGAGCTGCTGGCGGCGGGCGGACGGTACGCGGAGCTGTACCGGACGCAGTTCGAGAAGACGGAGTCCGAGTCGGCGCGGCCGGCGAAGCCCGAGGCCGAGACCGACGGCCCGCCGGCGGAAGCACCGGCGGAAGCGCCGGTGGCGGCGGCATAG
- a CDS encoding metallophosphoesterase: MIRVAAVGDIHLGPDGRGLLRPAFDTLPDHADLLLLAGDLTRHGTPEEARVVADEVAGLPVPVVAVLGNHDHHAERPEDVTAVLRDAGVTVLEGEGTVLHVDGVRVGVAGTKGFGGGFAGRSGSEFGEPEMKAFVRHTRGLADGLRRALDELAEDGCTVRIALTHFSPVPDTLVGEPLEIYPFLGSYLLAEAMDEAGADLAVHGHAHLGTEHGITSGGVRVRNVAQPVIRRAFAVYHLPVDRAHGAGADGS, translated from the coding sequence GTGATCCGGGTCGCGGCCGTCGGGGACATCCATCTGGGGCCGGACGGCCGAGGCCTTCTCCGCCCGGCCTTCGACACCCTGCCCGACCACGCCGACCTGCTGCTGCTCGCCGGGGACCTCACCCGCCACGGCACACCGGAGGAGGCCCGGGTCGTCGCCGACGAGGTGGCGGGGCTGCCGGTGCCGGTGGTCGCCGTCCTCGGGAACCACGACCACCACGCCGAGCGCCCCGAGGACGTGACGGCCGTGCTGCGGGACGCGGGCGTGACCGTACTGGAGGGCGAGGGAACCGTCCTCCATGTCGACGGGGTACGGGTCGGGGTCGCCGGGACGAAGGGGTTCGGCGGTGGCTTCGCCGGGCGCAGCGGCAGCGAGTTCGGCGAACCCGAGATGAAAGCCTTCGTCCGACACACCCGGGGGCTCGCGGACGGACTGCGCCGCGCTCTCGACGAGTTGGCGGAGGACGGCTGCACGGTCCGTATCGCGCTCACCCACTTCTCGCCCGTACCGGACACGCTCGTCGGTGAGCCGCTGGAGATCTACCCGTTCCTCGGCAGCTATCTGCTGGCCGAGGCGATGGACGAGGCGGGCGCCGACCTCGCCGTGCACGGCCACGCCCACCTGGGCACCGAGCACGGCATCACCAGCGGTGGCGTACGGGTGCGCAATGTCGCCCAGCCGGTCATCCGGCGCGCCTTCGCGGTGTACCACCTGCCGGTGGACCGGGCGCACGGTGCGGGGGCAGACGGTTCGTAG